The Lates calcarifer isolate ASB-BC8 linkage group LG11, TLL_Latcal_v3, whole genome shotgun sequence genomic sequence GAATCCTGCCAATATATCATATGTCATATACTGTAGGATATATTGACTGTGACATTGCCTTTGCCAGGCCACTGTTATGCAGTCTTTTTCAATGCAGCTTTCAAATGTGCTCCAACAACCAGATACCTGGTGGGATCTCAGTTTTAACCACATTAACATGCAGCTGACTTACTCTAGCTGGTACTGTATGTAACAGCAGTAGCAACAGTGTAGTGTGAGTAGTTTGATGTCTTCATTATctgtgctgctttttcttttagtataattttctgtttttctccacagcaaTTTCTGAGAAAAGGGACTCTCACAGTGGAAGTCCCTGAGCTTCGAGTGACAAACTATAATGGATACCGCtaataagcaaaaaaaaatgtacatttctgaAACAAAATACGAGCGCtggaacacagagagacatacacaaacacacctcccaAAGGTGAGCCACAGTCGGTGCATCAGCCCAGGAGTGCTCTGCATTCAGTCCACTCTTCCCATTCTTGTAGATCACAATGGAGAATGATTTATCAAACCACCTGAGAGATAAGATaggaaagataaagaaagagcAAAATGTGAGAGAATGCACATTATCTTGTATTTGAATGACAGTTAGGAAAGTGATGAAATGTTTATCTATCAATCGCTGATGTATATCTCGTAGTGGTGGTATTACTTAGAGCTAATACAATACAGTATGCCCACCATACTGTTACAATCTACTGTAACAttacaaaactttaaaaagtaagagaatttaaaaagagAGCTTCACTGGCTGCTATGGGTTGTGTAACTCTAATGAACCTCTGTCAATAACCATCATCACAACTACGTGTGACTCTGCTGTGCAGATTTTTGGAACAAAGAAAGTTGGCAGGGAAGCCAGCTTTTAATGCCTCACATTAAAAGATCAATTTTAGATGCTCATATTTGAAACAATAAATCAAGGTTTGGCAGTTACATGAGACGTGGTGGTAGtggttgctgtgtgtgtttattttgaaagttgtaaactgaaagagaaaatgtagTCATCTTTATGAATGCCTTATAGTCTTCATTTTATACATACACTGGCCATTGGCCACTggccaaataaaaaaaagtgactgataaatgcaATTCCGTCACATGTTTTAGTCAATTAGGCCTTCACAAAGAACAGCAACCATTAACACATTGAAGCCAATGTGTGTTAACATTCAAGGATGTAAATGCAGAACACAGGGTTATTATACTGAACTGTTGACACagattgctgctgctgctgctgccaagTGTTAAAGAGGGTCGTAGGGATTAGCTGGAAGGAGAGAGTGTCAGAGGATGATAGATTGAGGGCAAGTAGAACTGAAGGAGAGGGGACAGAGAATCCTATGATGTCTTAAATTTGTTTACACCATTTAACAGGTGTAAACAAACCAGGAGAGCAAGGAGGTGGGGTTGTATAATAATCAACAGGGTTGATGTTGAAGGAGCTTTTCTAGCGCCGTGTGCCAAGACACACAAgaacacaggagaggagaaatgtaACCTTCATGTTGGTCATTTGCAACACAGTCAACTttaatgacataaaacacaacCTCCCAACTACAAACTTATGGCTAGTGAGTGGCTATGCTGATTAGCTAGTAACTCTGGAAAACCACTAGCCACAGTAGCTGGTGAGCAAAAAAGTCAATGTCAAGCCCTGTACACTACTAATGGTGTAAGCTACTTATGCTGCTTTTCCACTAGCACCTACTCAGCTCTACTTGACTCGACTCGACTTTCCATCAGGTGGTAGTACCTGGTATCAGGTACTTTTTTAGTACCTACTTGGCTGGGGTTCCAAGCGAGCTGAGTCGAACCGAAAATGTGATGTCAACAGACTGCAGGCCACTGATTGGCCTGGTAGTGACATCACTAGATCAGTCATGAGAGCGACTCCTTCACAAGAATCAAACCCCCCAATTCTTAAAACCTGGCAACAGcgactgtgtgtttttactatttgtgtttgtgtcccatACAAATGATGTCACGGGAGTTTTGGGCTGCCTTGCTATGATGACCCCACTCACGTTGAGGTGGTACTCAATTGTAATGGAAAACGACCGAAACGGAGTAGAACAGTCACTCTCTGGAGCCACTTTGAAGTAATCAATCCCTGCATCCGTGACTGCAACACTACAACACTACAACTTCCATTTTTACACACCAACAACCAGCCACCTGAACAACGCCTCTACGAGTCAAGTAGAGGCGAGTAGTGCTAAAACTGTGAGATGGAAAAGCAGCAGAAGTGCAGCAGGAGCAATTATCTATgggttgaaaagaaaaagattaaacaAGCATTTCAGGAAATATATTTCCAAAATGTCTAACAATTCCTTTAAGAATCTGACGAAAGGTTTAGTACAAACTTTCAGTTCTTCTTGACCTTTAATATATGATGTTTAGTGCTACGAACAGTGCACTTAGTATTCAAATATTTTAGAATTTTAGAGAATTGATATCAAACCTTGTTGAAGACATATAAGATATACATTTTTCCTCCTGTCCGCTTTATTTTAATCACGGTGCTACCTGTAATTCTGATGAAACTCTTTACAGTTGTATTAGGAATACACAGAGTTTAAGGTGGCACTGGATTATTTGTGTAATCTGAGATACCACTAACCATACATGAATTGAGAGGAATTATATCTTTCTCTgtggcggctgtggctcaggaggtagagcagttgcccaccaatcagaagatcggtggttcgattcccagctcctccagtctgctgaagtatccttgggcaagatactgaaccccacatTGCCTCCGATGcgtgtcattggtgtgtgaatgtgatctgtagtatgaagtgctttgagtggtcgaaagGACTAGAAAAGCTCTATATAAATATAGTCCATttactctgtctgtcctgtcttcATCCTGTCTGTCATTGTGGCCATCATTACTTCTAGTTTGTAGGTAGGCCATTAAACATGCCATCTATTTCATCCTGGAATACAATGTTGAAATCCAGAGTTCAAGACAAGGTAGCTCTGGTTGTGATCTCAAGGCCCCTAGCGATTTCCAAGCATCCATGtactttctctcctcctcacctgtcaTAACATTTCCCATGGAGCAGGGACTTTGCGTAGCGGTCCAGGTTCCCTGCTGGGTCCTCTCCCCTCATGCCTTGCTCTTCATTGTCCAAGGTTACAAAGAAGGCTGCCCTCTCAATGGCATCCAGTGATCTCTTGTTGACACCGGAGCTGAAGTACTGCTTCCTCATTTGAGACCAAGGAATCCTACATATGGGGATataaatgggggaaaaaaaaaatttatatGGGGACATATAAATTGTGAGACATTACAGGCTCAtgatcattatcatcattatcatcgATCCCTATACACTGCTAACATGTACACAGAGATCTGTAACTGATCACAAATGATGTTAAAAAGAGACAAGCCATTTCTAAATTACCCAAGAGAGCAGAGGGTGGGGTCTTAAGAGCACAGAGAGTTCAAGGAAGAGGAAACTGCAGATGGATTCTATGATTAAGATGACTACAGCCAAGATTTATTTGGCATTTCTCCAACAAGGAGCTGGTTACAACACTGCTTCCTCTCTTAGTCATATTTTCGGTGGTAGACTTTAAATGTTACAATTACATGGTTGCAACACTACATCTgatttcaaactgaaatatctaatAACTACAGGATGGACTTTTGATCTAGCGCCACCTTAATATAGAAATATTTGGATTCTAATAACATGTCTTGAgaactattggatggattgctatgaaattgCTACATACAATCATGTTCCCCATAGGATAAATTGCAACAACTTTGGTACCGCAGCCACAAAATGGTGATTTTGGtgaacttttcatctagtgctaGTGCTAGTTATATTGTGGATATTTAGGGGCTAAAAGTAACCAAAAGGCACCTTAGAGCTCAAGACTGAGTCGCACGACATCCAAGTCAGGGTATATATTATCTCATCCTTGGGTCAAAAAATAGCATCTTAGGGCATAACAAAACAGCATGGGCCATGTTATCTCGTTCTGTCTAGACACCGAGTAAGCACCAGCACTGTGCTGTCTGAAGAAACAGATATCTCTCAGAGACAAGATTCTCATATTTTCAGCTTGATGCAGCACAAAGTACAAACCCCAACACCAAGAAAACTACAGATGTTATGACAAGTTAaaagagagataactgagctatgactaATATGCCAGATGCCTGTAGCATTTCCACCAGATATACGAGTTTTAATCAGCCGTGTCTGTCTCAACCagccctctgtctctttcaaaACCAATTAGTGTCGTCAGTTCCCAGATGCTTACTGAGTGTTGTCAGAAGAAAAGGTGATGTACACAGTGGTAAACACGCTCCAGGCCCGACTTTTTTCCAAGGTGTTGCTGGCATCACAATCAGAGGGTGTGTATATTTTCAAAAAACTATTAAGTTTATCAGTTTGAACATATATCTTGTCTTTGTGCTGTATTCAAATGTAAATTTGTACATGTCCATTACAGATGTTAacatgtgaagaaaaacaacataacacaacataATGCTTTCAGAATGCTCAGGCAGTTGGTTCGACTGCTTTGTTATCTTTCCTGTCCAGGCACAATCACACTAAGGCGAACAAACAAGAacacctaaaacacacacaaatgcattcTCCTTATGAGGTTTTAACAGCTTACCctatcaaaatgtcaaacctcaAAGAAAATCCATTCTTTTCAGGTCCACTTTCCTTACCTTCACTTCCTTCTTCTATTTCTCTTcattattctgttttctgtctgtctttgtgtcctTCCTTTCTTACCTTTCCCTATTTTTATGCAGCAAAACGGACATTGAAAGTGTCACTTTCAACTTGTAGAGACTTAATTATTGCTTATGATAGCTAATCAATCAAAGAATGGATGCCATAGCAAAATATTCCTTCCCCTTTTTTGGCTGTCTTCTTAAAAACTATAACACCAAGCTGTCATCCAGTCACAAGCTCTCAAGCTTTATTTATTACAAAGCAGCAATATAAGGATTAATGTTAATGCTTAATGTCTATTTAAACCATAATGTTTTAAGTTGCCAGTTTGCCTACTGTGGAAACAGATCTACGGATGATGTAATCTCAGTTGCACTTCACACGACCCTGTCCCACAGGGCTGATCTAAGGACACATAGCCATCCACCTCTCTAACACCACAGTGAAGTTCGCCAACGACAACACTACAGTGGGGAAGATATCCTGTTtggtaaaacaacaaacaaaccactCCCCTGCTGCTAGCTCTCTCATTCAGGACTTGAAATACAATTCTACTATTTACTTTTGTGCGATATGCCTGTTAGACTGTTATGTTTTTACTCTGAAATACTTAATCACACTGCACTATCTTGTACTTGTATTTGtatatctttatttatatttttttattgctgcCGGTCTCTCTGAGAGCAACCAGTCAAGTTTTGTTGTTTAACTACAATGACAATAACGTCTTATCCTGGATTTGTCACTGTAACAGTATCTGAGTGTAACATTAATGTAAAGGCAGACGGCATCATTCTGGCCGATgcttacatttaaaacaaaagaggagaaaaagaagcagatCCTGCAAATGTTCAAaatttaattatatataattaaatatatatttaattgtaTATCTGAAATTACTAAATActactctttttttaaattttagcCAAGTGTAACATTTTTATGTTATGTGACACTTTTCCATCATCAAATATGTGGATGGAAAGTAATTAATGACTGCCATGTCTTTTGCACAATATtgttaagtaaatgtaaaatctcaaacaaGCATGAAAGCAAAATATATAGTCATCAATACATCAATCTACAGTGTTATGTATGATACAGAGTATGCTTTATAAACTAGCAGTGATGTAAAGCATGTAGAGTTTGGACTTAAGATGTGATTCTTCTTTCTTATGTTGAACCTTCAAAAAAGATTCAAATTTCAAATGGCATTTTGACTTCTAAAGTCCTCTTCCTGCATTCATTTAGAGTGCACAAAGACTGCACATTTCTTAAGACATCAAAGAGTTTTGGCTCAGATTTGATTATGTGCTTCAAATCTGTAGCTGGCTTGagacaaaagagggaaaaggatAATGTACTGGGTCACCCTGAGCATGGTTTtacacaaaatcacacagagCGAGGAGACATTGAATAAAGCACCAGCAGTGTGCAATAATACATAacagatggatgtgtgtgtaatagATGTGGTCTGTGTACTCTAGTGCCACCAACTGGCTGGAGTACACCACACACAACATCATCTGTGTCTAAATATAGATTTTTGACAGAAACTGGCACTGATaaggtagtttttttttttaattatttttatattatgtaGCTCATTGATAtggtttcctgtcttttttGGATGACTTGTTTATAACTAAATAGTGCATGATGATTTACAGTGCATGCCCCTTTACTTTTTCACATCATGCTAGGTTGCAGCCGTGTGCTATAAGAACCTTCTCATAACTGACAATGCATATCTTCTGacagactcaaaacgtgttcctttgagcacagatttgatctcaggaaaaaggaagaagtcACATGGTGCTAGACCAAGTGAACAGGGatgaaactgcttttccttttgagtcagaagttttgggacaacttctcatgcaaaatttgccaaacggtctctttatcaatggagaaCATTTCTGCcctcattcttatactgagtcatCAGTCGATCATTTCGAacgatttgttcaatttgttgaatgttttaagaagtttttgatgtgcatgggcgCCGTGGGCTCAACTTTTTACCCAAGAGTAAGCCATGCAAACTACAAATTGTTAAGAGCTACAGGTAAGACACACAATACAGGATTAACAAATACATTCCAGTATTGACCACACTGAAGCGTACGCCCACCACATTTACCCTACCTGTCTCCAGCAGTAAGAGCCCccagtttttcctctccaggtTGTGGGGGTGAGGGGTCATCAAGGATCCTCTGGACCTGGTATTCAATCTCCCTGGGAGACAGCAGTCGGCCTGCCCGGTACACCCACAGGCGGAAATAGCGTCCCTTGTGGTACACTGCCACAAACTCACTGTCCTGCCAGTGCTGCAGCACATCTGTGGAGGAAAGGAAGATTATTCCACTGTATTAACTCAGAAGTTAATACCATCATCTGTTCTAATACTGGAATGCTTTATTAGGGCTTTGCAAGTTAAGTTAGCATATTAATGATGAGGCTATTAATGTGTGTGCTGATTTTTTGGtttcttattattttctactttatttactttttataaaAGATGGGACATTACTTGTTTATTTGTGGAGGACTAGCTCAGTGTACGAACATCAGCTGACAGAATTCTAATATCTACTAAACAATAAACTATGGTATAGTGTACATCTGCAGCAATAaagtgtgtgtagctgtgtgtgtgtgttaccggTCTCAGTTCCTGGAGTGCGCGTTGTGTTGAACATCCTCTCACACTGAGCGGCACACAGAGGGATGACAGTACCTGGAACACgactctgacacacagagacacatacatttattattaatatttactgtataatcctttttctcatttaaatccTGGTTTCAGGGGAGAAAGTTATACATGTACATAATTTTGTTGTACAGTGTAAATGTGCAGTGACAATGAAGATATGGTCTATTTTATGTGCATATACAAgcatttagttttttagttCACTAATGGTATATAAAATGCCTCAAGGATTATTTTGACTCTGCAACCTACCATCATAtgttttttatcagtttttagtAATTACCCAAtcttgttatttttcatggaATCTTCAGGAACAtacattttttggcatttaagCCAGTAAAGCATGTTGCAAAGAAACTAAAGTAAGAGGTATACAGTAAATTATATGCAGATTcatgccactagcatggctaaaatcAGCGCTGCTGAATTTGGATCAGTGATGGTGACAGTTCAGAAATTAATGGCGAGATTGTTCTCTGCAATTTCTGTTaattaattcatgttttctaaaaaacttccttctctctgctgtctaaaTACTCAGGGTATAAAAATTATttgcaaaaatgtgtttgttgccACAGTAATTCACCAACATGCTGGATGAGgaataaactgaatgaatgtaCAGCATAATACAACCATAACTCTTATCTTTTTGTCTGTAGTTTTAGTGActaaatgtatatttatagaATAGTACATCTACCATTATTCAGCAATGGGAAATCTGTGAAACAATCAAGATCTTGTATATGTAAgaatattatgtgtgtgtgtatgaatgttcTGTGGACAAATTTTAGTTTGAAACAActgttgtgaggacatttgGTCCCATCATTTATCAGGGCAAGGGGTAGGGAAAGATGTCAAAAAGTGTCCTCACAATTGATGTAAgtcaagtatgtgtgtgtgtgtttgtgagagagagagggagagagtgtgggATCACAGGCTTTAAATGCTTCCTTTAACTCTTTAACCCACTGCCTCAACAGATCAGGTCACTTCCAGATTAAACTGAGCACTCATTGTTCAAAATCACTTGCACATTTCAGGAAATTCCTGAAAGCATGTTTCCCTGCTGATAAATATCATGGCAGCACTGTCTTGCTCCAGACCCCTTGCAAACATGATATCCTTCATAACATTCAACCCATCAATCCAACAACACTTGGATGCACATGCAGTCTTACTGGTTTGAGTTCCTCCCGGTTCACTTTGCGGCGGTAGAGGAGCAGGGCAGTAATAGTGTTGCCTGCTCTGGCAGCCTGCACCGGGGTTGGAGTCACATACAGAAAGTCCTAGACAGGCGCACACACAGGACATTagaatataaacaaaataagcaACTCAAGATTTATGCTATTGAAGACATGAGAACAAAGAGAAGACAAGCAAACTGTTTAATAATTCTGTTTTCTAATTATAAACTAGAATAGACAATAAGAGAGGGCAGAAGGTCAAGAGAGGATCTTAAGGACCACTTAAGGAAGGAAAGACGAGAGCAGAGCTAATGAGGAGAGACACTTCCATCCATTCTAGCTAAACTTTATCTCCAAAGTTTTCTGCTAAAAAATGATATGAATCATTTCAAAGATTTAGCAGTCGTATTCTATGTtgattgtgtttatgtgtcaaacatgtgtatgtgtacaacAGCTGGTTACCATGCCATAGTAGTTACTGTTGACCATGATAGGACTTCGGCTTCTCAAGTAGATGTATTCCTCCCACCAGTCGCTCACCTGTAACCAAAACAGGACATtatctcattattattattacacattaaTTCTGCTGttcattcaaaacaaataacttttttgtttgttttaaccacAAAGAGCTACTAGATACTGTGTGTTTACAACGGAAAATATCAAAGCTTTCCAGAACTGTTTGTTGAATATGAGTCACCgataaagcagcagcagggcctCAGAGGCTGTGAGCCCTTATAAGAAGTCTGTGATCAGTACAAACAATTCACACCAATATCATAAAATGCAGGATGATTTAAGTTTTTGGTTATAGttacaacataaacaaaaaaaggaaggaagcaAATAACTGGAGAAAcgcaaaatatttaaatatgctCAATTTGTGCACAAGTGCAGGCACTAAAGCTTGAGGAGGAATGCCACATTTGCACAATGATGCAATCCAGAGCAGATGCCAGTCCAAACCGTCTGTCCCTAAATACCTGCAGTTATGCTAATACTAAACATATTAAACTGGGAAACTTCCTTCAGTAGCTCTGTTATTACTGTAACATTGGGTACATGTATATTAATAATTGGTAGTTGGCAGTCTGGATATTTTGGTTTGGACAAAGGGCTCCGCGTCTTACAACTTCGCAGACTTGTTATGATTCTCATTCTGCTGGTGGCTAGAGACTGACATGAGTGAAATGGCTTAACAACGGTGTACGAGGGTATCTGTATGTCAGAGTGTGCACATTGGTGTGTACACGTATGAATAAGTACACTTACATAGTTTGTGGCCCACAGAGCTTTGAGTTTCAAGTAGCGCTGGAGACGGTTTCCCAAGTTAGACTCAAACTGATTGGCCAGTTCAGTCATCCGTTTAAACTTTGGATCAGTCAACAGAGGGCGCACTGACTCCAGGTACTGAGACAGAGAGTCAGACAAAACTTGGTTCTGTGGTCTAGGGTGATGGGTTATTTCATTATCTCATTTAGATGAATATATGAACAGTATAGATATTGATTCACACATAGAGAAGATAAGCTGAGCAAAGCTGCAAATTGGATACAAAATGAATATATGTCTAGGTATTTTACAGGTGCGGTCATGCATGTATACTCACCCTGCTCAGTGTGTCTTTGATGGCAGGCACAGGCAGGTGAGGAAGAGAGGTCTGATAGCTGTACAGCAGAGGCTTCCTGCTTGATAATAACCTTAACAGAGTCTATGAGAaacaatgagagaaagagatttgTGACAGTATAAAACTCAACaattaacatattttattgGTTTACAATGACATGAACCTTAGGCTACAGGAATTATAGTAAATGGTACGCCATCAGGGGcagtttggggttcagtatcttgcccaatGACACTTTGGCATGctgactggaggagccggggattgAACCGTTTCTGATTAGTGGACAAACTGTtccacctcctgagccacagccactgCCTTTTGTAaagtttcctgtgtttgttgtgataTTTAATGTGTTCACTATCAGTGAACAAAATTACATGAAAGTAGCAATTTTGTGCTCAATCTCTGAAGAGCGCTGATGGGAGGGAGCTGTGATATCAAGTAGAAGTATGTCTTACCACCCAGACTTTAGTCGTGTTGGAAATTCGGCCGTGCTGCTCGAATATCCATTGGTGGTAGGAGAGCAACAGCTTGAGGCAGAACCTGAGAGCGAGTATGAGGGAGAACCACAGCAGTGTACTGAAGACCAGCGCTGACAACATGGTCTGACCCTGGGCACTGAGGGAAACGTGGAGACTGGACAGAGGTAAGGGGAAAACAGTATTAGAGGACTACCACAGTGTGTTACaaaccatttattaaatgtttatataatgCTTGTACATGCTAAATGAGTAGACCTTAACTTAAGCAATGCCAACCAAGGAATATCAGCTTTAAAATGGACTGTAATCTGTCCAAACTTATGCATCATTacaaccagcagagggcagatAATGGACACTGTACACAGTGATGAGACCAAGACCACTTAACTGCAAATGCAGTGAGTAATCTGGAAATGATCACAAATTCATGTGAATTATCTTAAATAATGGATCTATTTAGCAAGAAATTAGTGTCTATATCAACTCCACATTTCTCATGTCACATCTCATGGTGAGGAAACTCAAGTAAACCTTACAAAAGTGCAATAGCAACATCTGCTGGGTCAATGAGGACATgaatttatgatttttttttttttttttaagaatcaTAGAAAGCATAAAAAAGAAACCTGAATGTAAAAAACAGGGTTTGATAATATGTGGTATGAACAATATTAACAGCaagacaaaattaaacaaataaaataaactgatagTAAAGAAGCattgaaatgaacaaaaacatggcAATGAGGAGGCAAGGTTTTTCACTGAAAcatataacaaataaataacataataacagAATTTCTAGACGCTAATACTGATATACAACATAATAACTGAGAATTATATAGAATGCAATTTCCTATATCACTGCCATAGCAAACACTTGTTTCTGAATGGCTGTGAGGTGTCTGTTAGCACTACAATCtagaaaatacaagaaaatgtaacatgtagaatattagaaaataatttAGAATATATATAGGcaataatataatacatataatattaggaaataaaacatattgGTATATCaaactgtacaaaaatacaGCAGCCGCTTGACTCAGTAGTGAAACGGACATGGCCATGACAGGTTACAATTAACAGTCTCTTAATCCTGTGGTAAAGTGGCCATGGCATAAAAGCTGTAATGCACTCTGAGCTGTCTGAGCATGTTTAGTTGAGTTCTTGTTGTTTGACTACCCTTTATTTG encodes the following:
- the cpt1a2b gene encoding carnitine O-palmitoyltransferase 1, liver isoform, with the protein product MAEAHQAVAFQFTITPEGIDLQLSYQALNQIYLSGVRSWKKRVSRIRNRVIKGVYPASPSSWLFVVIAILATMYMRSDPSMGLIAKIQQHLPLSLHVSLSAQGQTMLSALVFSTLLWFSLILALRFCLKLLLSYHQWIFEQHGRISNTTKVWVTLLRLLSSRKPLLYSYQTSLPHLPVPAIKDTLSRYLESVRPLLTDPKFKRMTELANQFESNLGNRLQRYLKLKALWATNYVSDWWEEYIYLRSRSPIMVNSNYYGMDFLYVTPTPVQAARAGNTITALLLYRRKVNREELKPSRVPGTVIPLCAAQCERMFNTTRTPGTETDVLQHWQDSEFVAVYHKGRYFRLWVYRAGRLLSPREIEYQVQRILDDPSPPQPGEEKLGALTAGDRIPWSQMRKQYFSSGVNKRSLDAIERAAFFVTLDNEEQGMRGEDPAGNLDRYAKSLLHGKCYDRWFDKSFSIVIYKNGKSGLNAEHSWADAPTVAHLWEYTLATDAFQLGYTEDGHCKGEVDRSLPHPQRLLWDIPSEVQAQVHSSLAVAQALADDVDCHVFPFSEFGKGRIKKLRISPDAFIQIGLQLAYYRDRGGFCLTYEASMTRLFREGRTETVRSCSNESCAFVKALEGGEAEEQCRCLFKLASERHQNLYRMAMTGAGIDRHLFCLYVVSKYLGVESPFLKEVLSEPWRLSTSQTPVQQIELFDLKNHPDYISLGGGFGPVADDGYGVSYIIVGEDMINFHVSSKYSCSETDSHRFGAQISKALQDIMTVLTSDTKTSSSSKGTTQPQPKKLL